The following are encoded in a window of Microcaecilia unicolor chromosome 7, aMicUni1.1, whole genome shotgun sequence genomic DNA:
- the LOC115475015 gene encoding olfactory receptor 1019-like has translation MGEIEKMNHTKVTEFIILGFYEFPEMQLFLFILFLIIYLMCLTGNLLIIFTVCSDSHLHSPMFFFLCNLSFLEICYVTVTMPKLLAVLIAQNKTISFMQCMIQMYLFLVCTDVEFYLLTAMAYDRYVAICKPLHYTIIMNKKVSIILAIASWIIAFLMPVSYVTLISQSFFCSSNKINNLFCDATALMSLSCSGTYVIETLTYIEGSLLGFTPLILTIISYVYIISAILKMHSAKGRQKAFSTCSSHLTVVLLFYGTSLGVYMRPKSAYSMDLNKLLTVVYITVIPLLNPLIYSLRNKELKETLWKTTRRTIFSQNY, from the coding sequence ATGGGAGAAATAGAAAAGATGAATCACACCAAGGTTACAGAATTCATCATTCTGGGATTCTATGAGTTCCCTGAGATGCAGCTCTTcctttttattctgtttttgatTATTTATCTGATGTGCTTGACAGGGAACCTTCTTATTATATTCACAGTGTGCTCTGATTCCCATCTGCATAGCCCCATGTTCTTCTTCCTCTGCAACTTGTCCTTCCTCGAAATCTGTTATGTGACTGTCACAATGCCTAAATTGTTAGCAGTGCTCATAGCACAGAATAAGACCATCTCTTTCATGCAGTGTATGATACAGATGTACCTGTTCCTGGTCTGCACAGATGTTGAGTTCTACCTTCTCACTGCTATGGCTTATGATCGCTATGTTGCAATCTGCAAACCCTTGCATTATACCATTATCATGAACAAGAAAGTCAGCATTATTCTAGCCATTGCTTCATGGATAATTGCATTTCTAATGCCAGTCTCTTACGTTACTTTAATATCACAGTCATTTTTCTGTAGCTCCAATAAAATTAACAATCTCTTCTGTGATGCGACAGCATTGATGAGTCTGTCATGTTCAGGGACCTATGTCATTGAAACTTTAACTTATATTGAAGGTTCACTTTTAGGTTTTACCCCACTTATATTAACAATTATATCATATGTGTACATTATTTCTGCCATATTAAAAATGCACTCTGCTAAGGGTAGACAAaaggccttttctacctgttcctCTCACCTCACTGTCGTTCTATTATTTTATGGGACCTCTTTAGGTGTGTATATGAGACCCAAGTCTGCTTACTCCATGGATCTTAACAAACTGCTTACTGTAGTGTATATAACTGTAATACCACTGCTCAACCCCCTGATTTATAGTTTGAGAaataaggaactgaaagaaacatTATGGAAAACAACCAGAAGAACTATTTTCTCCCAGAATTATTAA